The Candidatus Woesearchaeota archaeon genomic interval TCTTTGTTGCATGCTTTTTCGTATCGCGTGTATTGTACTGTTGGTGGGGATTCCTCTTTTTGTGCTCTTACCCAAACCAACTCTTGAACAAGAAGGGATCTTGCTTAATGCAAGTGTGGTTGATCAGATTCGTTTTGAGGATGCAAGCATTGTTTTTTTAACAACCCGTCTTAGAGCTCGCATGGAGAGCAATGTTACGCTTCCTTCTGATGTTTCTGTTCTTTTACAGTGTGCCAATAACAGATTTTCCATTCTTGAAGTGTACGGCTAATGGTAGGTAAACCAAGTATGAATTGGGAGTGTTGATATTACTCTCTTAGAAATGTTGCGAAGAATGTTCATGTTGTTGGAGATTCGTTGGAAATTTTGATTTTTTTATGATCTCAAAGGGGAAAAACTCTCTTGAGGATGATACGCCTTTGAATAGAGACTATGCAGGCTAATAGGTTATTGCGAGAATTCCTTGTGCCAGAGATTTTGAGAATGTGAAAACAGTTTCACTTGCAGGGACAGTCTTCTTTTTCGCTCTTAGGGCCGTTCTTTTCTGCCCTTTTTCTTTTGCTATTCTGTACATTGTTGTTCTTGAGACGTTCATGTTGTATTTTTTTGAAATGTCTTGTGCGACATCTTCAAGTCGCGTAGGGTCGTTGACATAGCGATCAATAATTTCGTCAATCATTTTTTGAGGGGCTGCTGGACGGTAGAATCGTTTAAGATAGTGTCCGTTTTCACGCGCAACACACAAGAGGCGGTTTGCTTCTTCAATAGAGTTGATTTCTACGGGGGATGTGCGCATGATGCTGTACATGTTGCTGTGTCCTGCTTTGTTGTAATGTTCTGCGAAGCAAAATGCATCATCTAGTGATGGATTTATCACTGCGGGCGAAGTGTCTTTTTTCTCCTGAATAGTCCATGTAGTTTCCTCTACAATGCTTACTTTCGTTTCACCTATGGTTGTGAAGTTTACCAAGGATTCAAGGCTTGATTCATCATGCCTGATGCATCCTTGTGATGCGATTGTTCCGAGTTTTTTAGGCTCATCAGTCCCGTGTAAGCCGATGCTACATTTTCCTTTAGGGTCGTATTTTCCCTGTGCATTCCATGAACCACAGTCCAGACGTAAAAAGTATTTTCCATAGGGTTTGCGTGAAGGATCGTGAGGGTGTTTCCAGTTTGATGAGTTTTCAATGCTAATAATAGTGTAGAGTTGGTTGTTGTTGTTTTGTTTGTGATTTGGGGTTTTTTTGTCTCCTTCACGCTGTTTTGGTCCTGCACCCCCTAAACCTGTTGAAATGTTATATGCTGCGAGAAGATTTTTGTTCTCATCGTAGAGATACTCCTTTTGTGATTGTTTGTCAATGTGAATTATTTTTGTTGGTGGACCTTGGTAGCGTGCTACTTCTTGAGGTATGAATGTTGCAGTTGGTGCTGATGCTAGTGAATGAGTAAGGAGAATTCCTGCAAGTATGGCGCGCAGGCGAGCAGTAAGACTCATAGGCCCACCCCGATCTCAATGAGCGCTCCTTTTTTGAGAAATTCTTTTATCTTTGCATAATCTCTTGGCAGGTATTGTACACTCCCATTTGTAGCGTCTTTTCCTTGAGCTATTGCTTCAAGCCGCTCTTCTCGATGAAAGTAATCATCTATGCTAAGAAGTTGGATCCCTCTCCCCGTTCTACCTCTAAGTTTGTCTTCTTTATTGGGATAGTTGATTGTTGCTTTGTTTCCTATCCATGTCGCAACACGATATATTCCTAAGGGCGTTTTAAGATCGCCCTCTCTTTCTTTTGGGTAGCCTCCTCTTCCATCAGTGTGGGGAACTTCAAATTCTTTTTTCCATCCCCCTCTCCAGCGATATGCAGTGGTAGTGTTGTGATCTACGTCTATGTAGAGTCGGTAGTGTTGTTGAGGTATTTGTTGGAGGTAAGTGTATCCGTAGCTAAGTGATCCTGTGATTGCTGCTGTAGCTGCACTTACAACAAGAATTGTTTTTGCGGTTTGATGTATTTTTTCAAGGAGCGTTGTTTTCTTTCCGAAAACTTGATGAGGAGTGCTGATTTTTGCCATGTGAAAAGGTAGGGCAGTATCTTAAAAGGCAGTTTCTACAAGAAAGTTGAAATCCTTGCGAGAACATTTGAAAGGATTTCAAGAAGTTGTTGTTATTTTGAAAGTATGTTTTAGCGGAGTGTTTTTTTGAGGAAACACCGATTCTGTTTTGTTGTGCATTTCCTTATTCGTCGTTGAAAAATGAGGAGGGAAACCTAGAAAAACGAAGAAATGAAGAGGATGAAAGAAGAAGACTCAGATAATTGGAGTGACTGAAATAATTGGAGAGACCGAAGAAGAAAATAAGAATAATAAAAGAAGAAAGAACTAAACAAGAAGAGATCCCTCAAAGGACTGCTTTTAGGCTTTTAATAGCAACTTCTATTTGTTCTTTATCAGGTTCTCGTGTGGTGAGTCTTTGTACCCAGAAACCGGGAATTGTGAATACTTTGAGTAGCACGTTATCTTTTTTTGCTCCAAGGCGCAGAAGTTCATAGGCAATACCTGCAATAACTGGTATGAGCAGGATGCGTCCCAGGAGCTTTGCCCAAAACCCTTCCCAGGTGATGAAGGAAAAGACTATGATGGAGACGAAGAGTACAATGATGATGAAAGTGGTTCCGCAACGTTTGTGTAGTGTTGTTTGTTTTTTAACGTTCGCAACGGTAAGTTTGAGTCCTTTCTCATATGCGTTGATTGTTTTGTGTTCTGCTCCGTGATATTCAAAAATACGTTTGACATCATCAAGCCTGCTGATAATGAGTATGTAGAGTATGAAAATGCCAACACGCAGTACTCCGTCAATAACATTGAAGAGAATTCCTTGAGTTTGAGTCAGGTGGGTAAGCCACAAAGGTATGATGATAAAGAGTACTGCGGAGAAAAGAAAAGAGATGAACAGAGTCCAGAAAATTTGAGCTGTACTCAGTTTTTCGTCTTCTTCATCGGTGCTTTCATTTGCGCTCCAGTTGAGTGCTTTTATTCCTAGAACAAGTGTATCAATGAGCGTAATTATTCCACGAAAAAATGGCCATTTAACAAAGGGATAATCTATGGACCATTTGCGAAGTGTTTCTTTTTTGATGGATATTTTTTTTGAGGGTTTTCGTACGGCATAAGCTACCTTGTTGCCGTATTTCATCATAACTCCCTCTATGATTGCTTGGCCGCCTGCGTAGTCAGTCATAAAACCGTCCTCGTCTCTCTGTTCTCTGTTAGGCCTAATTCATCATCAACCGTTTTGGCAACTCGTTTGAGCTCTCCGAGGGTTCGCAAGAGGTCTTTTTCTAGTTGTTCGATAACTTCTTTGAGGTTGGAGTCACGAAGATGGTATTTATTTCGATCACGTACTACAAGTCCTGCGTCTTCTAATTTGCGCAAGTGGTGTACTACCGTTCCCCTTGAAAGACCTATTCTTTCTGCAAGTTCATCTGAGCTAAGTGCCTGATAGGTGCGCATGGATTTAAGTAATTCTATAAATATTCTAAAACAAGACTTATCTTTATCCCGTAAGTTGAAAAGACCTAGTGACATTCCAAGCCATTGCAAGTCATCATTTAGGGACTGCAAGCGAGGTTTTTGGATATGCACAATGGTGATCTTTTGTTTGAGTTTGACCATGGTATTCTATAGAGAGGTGTGTCACCTATATAAGATTGTTGATTTTAAATCAACAGACAGCCAGATAGGTTAAAATGACGGGTTGCTTTGCTACGCCCCTTTTTTATTTGTGAATGCTAAGACACGCCACGCCACCATCCAAGAAAACCAAGCCCAAAATCCGCAAAATTTATATATGACTTCGTTGTTGTTGATTTTAAATCAACTACATTTAACTTAAATAGGTGGGCGGAATGACTAAAAAAGAAACTCAAGAAAGAAAAACTGAAGAGAAGAATGAACTATCAGAAGAGGCAAAGAACAAAGAACAACGAGAAAACACAGAGAAAAACCAAGAGCAAAAAGCCTCTCGCGAAGAAGAACTCTTACAAGATCTTAAACGCGTGCAAGCAGACTATGAAAACTATCGCAAACGTGTAGAACGCGATAAAGAAGAATTTACCAAATTCGCAACCAAAAGACTCGTCATTTCTCTCATTGACGTGCTTGACAACTTTGCATTAAGCCTTGAGCACAAAGACAATCACGAAGAATTTGTCAAAGGAATAGAAATGGTTTACGCTCAGCTTCTAGGAAAACTTGAAGACGAAGGACTCAAACAAATACCTGTCAAAGAAGGAGATCCCTTCAACCCCTACGAACATGAAGCACTCATGACAGAACACTCAGACAAAGAAAAAGACACCATCACAAAAGTGATCCAAAAAGGATACACCATACATTCTCAAATTGCAAGACACGCAAAAGTAATAGTAAGTAAAGGACCGGAGGAATGAACACCATGACACAAGAAAAAATTTTAGGAATCGATCTCGGAACGACATTCTCAGCAATGGCAATCATGGAAGGTGGAAAACCCACCATCATAGCAAACGCAGAAGGAACACGAACAACCCCTTCTGTGGTTATGATTAAAGACTCTGAGAGAGTCGTTGGACAAATTGCGCGAAACCAGGCAATGACCAACCCAGAACACGTGATCAGATCCATTAAACGATACATGGGCTCAGATCACAAAGTAACCGTAGATGGAAAAGAATATACTCCGCAAGAAATCTCAGCCATGATTCTGCAGAAGCTCAAAGCTGATGCAGAAAGCTACTTGGGACAACCCATAAAAAAAGCAGTAATCACCGTTCCTGCGTACTTCACAGATGCACAAAGACAAGCAACAAAGGATGCAGGAAAAATCGCAGGCCTTGAAGTATTAAGAATCATCAACGAGCCAACAGCAGCCGCACTTGCATACGGCCTTGATAAACAAGATAAAGCACACACTATTTTAGTCTTTGACTTTGGTGGAGGAACTTTTGACGTTTCAATTCTTGAATTAGGTGATGGCGTCTTTGAGGTTAAGGCAACGTCAGGAAACAACCACCTTGGAGGTGATGACGTCGATGATGCAATTATTGATTGGGCAGCAGAAGAATTCAAAAAGCAATACGGCATTGATCTCAGAGAAGACAGAACAGCACATCAACGTCTCAAAGACGCTGCGGAAAAAGCCAAAATAGAGCTTTCCACAAAAACCAGCACCAAGCTTAACATCCCTTACATTACAGCAGACGCGTCAGGACCAAAACACTTAGATCTTGACCTTAATCGCGCAAAGTTCGAACAACTTATCGAAGGCATTCTTAAAAAGCTTGAAGAGCCAACCAAACAAGCTCTCAAAGACGCAGGTCTTGAGAGCGTTGATAAAATCATCTTCGTTGGAGGATCAACAAGAATCCCTGCAGTACAAGAGCTTGTAAAGAAAATCACAGGAAAAGAAGGGGATAAATCAGTCAACCCAGATGAAGCAGTTGCACTTGGCGCTGCAATTCAAGCTGGAGTTCTTGCAGGAGAAGTAAAGGATGTTCTTCTTCTTGACGTTACCCCTCTTAGTCTTGGTATTGAAACCCTTGGAGGAGTGATGACAAAGGTCATTGAGCGCAACACCACCATCCCTGTTAAGAAATCCCAGATTTTCAGCACTGCAGCAGATAATCAATCTGCAGTAACAATACACGTTCTACAAGGAGAGCGTTCAATGGCAGCAGACAACAAAACACTTGGAACGTTTGACCTTGTGGGAATTCCCCCCGCTCCAAGAGGGGTTCCACAAATCGAAGTCACCTTCGATATTGATGCAAACGGAATCCTCAATGTTTCAGCAAAAGACCTGGGAACTGGAAAAGAGCAAAAAGTGGTTATCAAATCAACCACCAACCTCTCGGAAGAAGAAATTGAGAGGATGCAAAAAGAAGCAGAAGCAAATGCAGAAGCAGATAAGCAGAAGAGAGAAGAGATTGAAGTACTCAACGAAGCTGATGCACTCATCTACTCTTCTGAAAAGTCTTTAAGCGAGATGAAGGGTAAAGTAGATGAGAAAAAAATCAAACCACTTGAAGAAGGAATTGCAGAACTCAAGAAATTAATGGAATCTGACAAGAAAGATGTTCCAGCAATTAAGAAAAAACTTGAGGAACTCAACAAACTTGCTCAAGATGCTGCAACAGAGTTATACCAAAAAGCAGCCCAAGAACAACAGCAAAGCAGTAAAGAGCAAAAGGATGCTAAAGATGAGAACGTAGTGGATGCGGATTTTGAAGAG includes:
- a CDS encoding DUF1385 domain-containing protein; the protein is MTDYAGGQAIIEGVMMKYGNKVAYAVRKPSKKISIKKETLRKWSIDYPFVKWPFFRGIITLIDTLVLGIKALNWSANESTDEEDEKLSTAQIFWTLFISFLFSAVLFIIIPLWLTHLTQTQGILFNVIDGVLRVGIFILYILIISRLDDVKRIFEYHGAEHKTINAYEKGLKLTVANVKKQTTLHKRCGTTFIIIVLFVSIIVFSFITWEGFWAKLLGRILLIPVIAGIAYELLRLGAKKDNVLLKVFTIPGFWVQRLTTREPDKEQIEVAIKSLKAVL
- a CDS encoding ArsR family transcriptional regulator; translated protein: MVKLKQKITIVHIQKPRLQSLNDDLQWLGMSLGLFNLRDKDKSCFRIFIELLKSMRTYQALSSDELAERIGLSRGTVVHHLRKLEDAGLVVRDRNKYHLRDSNLKEVIEQLEKDLLRTLGELKRVAKTVDDELGLTENRETRTVL
- the dnaK gene encoding molecular chaperone DnaK — encoded protein: MTQEKILGIDLGTTFSAMAIMEGGKPTIIANAEGTRTTPSVVMIKDSERVVGQIARNQAMTNPEHVIRSIKRYMGSDHKVTVDGKEYTPQEISAMILQKLKADAESYLGQPIKKAVITVPAYFTDAQRQATKDAGKIAGLEVLRIINEPTAAALAYGLDKQDKAHTILVFDFGGGTFDVSILELGDGVFEVKATSGNNHLGGDDVDDAIIDWAAEEFKKQYGIDLREDRTAHQRLKDAAEKAKIELSTKTSTKLNIPYITADASGPKHLDLDLNRAKFEQLIEGILKKLEEPTKQALKDAGLESVDKIIFVGGSTRIPAVQELVKKITGKEGDKSVNPDEAVALGAAIQAGVLAGEVKDVLLLDVTPLSLGIETLGGVMTKVIERNTTIPVKKSQIFSTAADNQSAVTIHVLQGERSMAADNKTLGTFDLVGIPPAPRGVPQIEVTFDIDANGILNVSAKDLGTGKEQKVVIKSTTNLSEEEIERMQKEAEANAEADKQKREEIEVLNEADALIYSSEKSLSEMKGKVDEKKIKPLEEGIAELKKLMESDKKDVPAIKKKLEELNKLAQDAATELYQKAAQEQQQSSKEQKDAKDENVVDADFEEKK
- a CDS encoding nucleotide exchange factor GrpE — protein: MTKKETQERKTEEKNELSEEAKNKEQRENTEKNQEQKASREEELLQDLKRVQADYENYRKRVERDKEEFTKFATKRLVISLIDVLDNFALSLEHKDNHEEFVKGIEMVYAQLLGKLEDEGLKQIPVKEGDPFNPYEHEALMTEHSDKEKDTITKVIQKGYTIHSQIARHAKVIVSKGPEE